The following are from one region of the Cloacibacterium sp. TD35 genome:
- a CDS encoding RNA polymerase sigma factor, with amino-acid sequence MKTLESEFLEKIESHKGMIFKVSKMYVDGKEDREDLFQEIIYQLWKSYQNFEGKSQFSTWLYRVSINTALTFLNKEKKKTDNASLTENIDVQDENSDEKETQLEFFYKAVHELNPVEKALIFLFLEGQSHKEIATNLGITEVNARVKLNRTKEKLQQIIKNYGYEF; translated from the coding sequence ATGAAAACTTTAGAATCAGAATTTTTAGAAAAAATAGAAAGTCATAAAGGGATGATTTTCAAAGTTTCTAAAATGTACGTAGATGGTAAAGAAGATAGAGAAGATTTGTTTCAAGAAATCATTTATCAACTTTGGAAATCTTACCAAAATTTCGAAGGCAAAAGTCAGTTTTCTACATGGTTATACAGGGTAAGCATCAATACAGCACTTACTTTTCTTAATAAAGAAAAAAAGAAAACAGATAATGCTTCTTTAACTGAAAATATAGATGTACAAGACGAAAATTCTGACGAAAAAGAAACGCAATTAGAATTTTTTTATAAAGCAGTTCATGAACTCAATCCTGTAGAAAAAGCGCTGATTTTTTTATTTCTGGAAGGTCAAAGTCATAAAGAAATCGCCACCAATCTAGGGATTACAGAAGTTAACGCACGTGTAAAACTCAACCGAACCAAAGAAAAATTACAACAAATTATTAAAAATTACGGCTATGAATTTTGA
- a CDS encoding NADP-dependent isocitrate dehydrogenase: MSNNSTIIYTYTDEAPMLATHSLLPIIQKYASTAGINVESRDISLAGRILANFPEYLTEEQKTADALAELGELATKPEANIIKLPNISASVPQLEEAIAELQKHGYAVPNYPTEPKTEEEIAINKKYAKVLGSAVNPVLREGNSDRRAPKAVKNYAKANPHRMGTWNADSKTSVAYMNNGDFYGTENSTTLENECKYRIVFYGNDGSSIVLKDFAPLKAGEVIDSSVMNISALKSFVKEAMKEAKEKNVLLSAHLKATMMKVSDPIIFGAVVETYFADVFEKYAATFNELDINPNFGLATLFEKIGGHAQEAEIKADIEKTIENGPRIAMVNSDKGITNFHVSSDVIVDASMAALVRGGGKMWNKEGKEEDTVCIIPDRTYAGFYDAIVEEMKQNGAIDPTTFGTVPNVGLMAQKAEEYGSHDKTFQISGEGTVKIENENGTTLLEQNVQKGDIFRMCQTKDAPIQDWVKLAVNRARLSNTPAIFWLDKGRAHDAQIIKKVEKYLQNYDLTGLDIRIMDVKDAMLETLKRGREGKDTISVSGNVLRDYLTDMFPILELGTSAKMLSIVPLMNGGGLFETGAGGSAPKHIQQFLEEGYLRWDSLGEFLALQASLEHLSQTQNNTKAQVLADALDEANAKFLATDKSPARKVGGIDNRGSHFYLAMYWAEALANQTADAELAATFAPIAKSMLENEAKINKELIGAQGKSQDIGGYYQPDSTKTYSAMRASATLNAIVDSL; the protein is encoded by the coding sequence ATGTCTAACAATTCAACAATCATCTACACGTATACAGATGAAGCGCCAATGTTGGCAACTCACTCATTATTACCAATCATTCAAAAATATGCTTCTACTGCTGGAATTAATGTAGAATCTAGAGACATTTCTTTGGCTGGAAGAATTTTGGCAAATTTCCCAGAATATTTAACCGAAGAACAAAAAACTGCAGATGCACTTGCAGAATTAGGAGAATTAGCGACTAAGCCAGAAGCTAATATCATTAAATTACCAAATATTTCTGCTTCTGTTCCACAATTAGAAGAAGCAATTGCAGAATTACAAAAACACGGCTATGCAGTTCCTAACTATCCTACAGAACCAAAAACGGAAGAAGAAATTGCCATCAATAAAAAATATGCAAAAGTTTTAGGTAGTGCTGTGAACCCTGTTCTTAGAGAAGGAAACTCAGACAGAAGAGCGCCTAAAGCAGTTAAAAATTACGCAAAAGCAAACCCTCACAGAATGGGTACTTGGAATGCAGATTCTAAAACTTCTGTAGCCTACATGAACAATGGAGATTTCTATGGTACAGAAAACTCTACCACTTTAGAAAATGAATGCAAGTACAGAATTGTATTCTACGGAAATGATGGTTCATCTATAGTTTTGAAAGATTTTGCACCTCTAAAAGCTGGTGAAGTAATCGATTCTTCTGTGATGAATATTTCTGCACTAAAATCTTTTGTAAAAGAAGCCATGAAAGAAGCGAAAGAAAAAAACGTACTTCTTTCTGCTCACCTCAAAGCTACGATGATGAAGGTTTCTGACCCAATTATCTTCGGAGCGGTTGTTGAAACTTATTTTGCAGATGTTTTTGAGAAATATGCTGCAACTTTCAATGAATTAGACATTAACCCTAACTTTGGTTTAGCTACCCTTTTCGAAAAAATCGGTGGTCATGCTCAAGAAGCTGAAATAAAAGCAGATATTGAAAAAACTATTGAAAACGGACCAAGAATTGCGATGGTAAATTCTGATAAAGGAATTACCAATTTCCATGTTTCTTCAGACGTAATCGTAGATGCTTCTATGGCAGCTTTAGTAAGAGGTGGCGGTAAAATGTGGAACAAAGAAGGAAAAGAAGAAGATACGGTTTGCATTATCCCAGACAGAACTTATGCTGGTTTCTACGATGCAATTGTAGAAGAAATGAAACAAAATGGTGCAATAGACCCTACTACTTTTGGAACCGTTCCAAACGTAGGTTTAATGGCTCAAAAAGCTGAAGAATACGGTTCTCACGATAAAACTTTCCAAATTTCTGGAGAAGGAACTGTAAAAATTGAAAACGAAAACGGAACTACACTTTTAGAACAAAATGTTCAAAAGGGTGATATTTTCAGAATGTGCCAAACCAAAGATGCTCCTATCCAAGACTGGGTAAAACTAGCGGTAAACAGAGCTAGACTTTCTAACACTCCAGCTATTTTCTGGTTAGACAAAGGAAGAGCTCACGATGCACAAATTATCAAAAAAGTAGAAAAATATCTTCAAAATTACGATTTAACCGGTCTTGACATCAGAATTATGGATGTAAAAGACGCAATGCTTGAAACTTTAAAAAGAGGTAGAGAAGGTAAAGACACGATTTCGGTTTCTGGAAACGTTTTAAGAGATTATTTAACAGATATGTTCCCAATTTTAGAGCTTGGAACTTCTGCTAAAATGCTTTCTATTGTTCCATTAATGAACGGTGGTGGTTTATTTGAAACTGGAGCTGGTGGTTCTGCACCAAAACACATTCAACAATTCTTAGAAGAAGGTTACTTAAGATGGGATTCTCTAGGTGAATTCTTAGCTTTACAAGCAAGTTTAGAGCACCTTTCTCAGACTCAAAACAATACTAAAGCTCAAGTTCTAGCTGATGCTCTTGATGAAGCAAATGCTAAATTCTTAGCAACAGATAAATCTCCTGCAAGAAAAGTAGGCGGAATAGACAACAGAGGTTCTCACTTCTACTTGGCAATGTATTGGGCTGAAGCTTTGGCAAATCAAACTGCAGATGCTGAATTAGCAGCTACTTTTGCACCAATTGCCAAATCAATGCTAGAAAATGAAGCAAAAATTAATAAAGAATTGATTGGAGCTCAAGGTAAATCACAAGACATCGGTGGTTACTATCAACCAGATTCTACGAAAACCTATTCAGCCATGAGAGCATCGGCTACATTAAATGCAATTGTAGATTCTTTATAA